In the genome of Megalops cyprinoides isolate fMegCyp1 chromosome 7, fMegCyp1.pri, whole genome shotgun sequence, one region contains:
- the LOC118780095 gene encoding serum amyloid P-component-like, with protein MERLMIALTLLSCRSAAIYQDLTGMMAIFPEDSTDNFAKLLPKKEGPFKALSVCLKFDTDDPGKFSLFSMATPRESDAFVILKKGASGPFKVVVNDKEQQFHKVPQSPLSWTNLCTTWDSSTGLIQLWVDGQPSVKKMASKGTPIQEKPIIILGQEQDSYGSRFDRDQTFMGHITNLHVWDRVLQPCEVEQITEGQMSQPGNVLNWGALEIEITGNVVLESSLSTNATAHVGPCLPPGE; from the exons ATGGAGAGACTAATGATAGCACTCACATTGCTGTCCTGCAGATCAGCAGCAATATACCAAG ATCTGACTGGTATGATGGCAATTTTCCCAGAGGACTCCACAGACAACTTTGCCAAGTTGCTCCCCAAGAAAGAAGGGCCATTCAAggcactgtctgtctgcctgaaGTTTGACACTGATGACCCAGGCAAGTTCAGCCTGTTCTCCATGGCCACGCCCAGAGAGTCAGATGCTTTTGTCATCCTCAAGAAAGGCGCCTCTGGGCCTTTCAAAGTGGTGGTCAACGACAAAGAGCAGCAGTTCCACAAAGTGCCGCAGAGTCCCCTGAGCTGGACTAACCTGTGCACCACCTGGGACTCCAGCACTGGCCTGATCCAGCTGTGGGTGGACGGCCAGCCCAGCGTGAAGAAGATGGCCAGCAAAGGCACTCCCATCCAGGAGAAACCAATCATCATTTTGGGCCAAGAGCAGGACTCCTATGGGAGTAGGTTTGACCGAGATCAGACTTTCATGGGCCACATAACCAACCTCCATGTGTGGGACCGTGTACTGCAGCCATGTGAGGTGGAGCAGATCACGGAGGGCCAAATGAGCCAGCCAGGGAACGTACTGAACTGGGGGGCACTGGAGATCGAGATCACAGGCAACGTGGTTCTGGAGAGCAGTCTTAGCACAAATGCAACAGCCCATGTGGGACCGTGTCTGCCACCTGGAGAGTAA